One window of Paenibacillus albicereus genomic DNA carries:
- a CDS encoding catalase — MTAPKEPMPSPAELPARSVDAIEELAGTHPGQRRAHARGICARGVFTPSGEAARLTGAAHLQREPSEALVRFSGSASDPATKDLLSPAKGMAVQLQRPDAAGVKPVIVAVTASVFVARTPESFLEMMLAARDMAREGVSVKDRLSGLLGRFPHAAEALTILSELKPPASFASVPYHSIHAFYFVDGQGRKQPVKYEWIPDAEEAYLPLLKTAVAGKDYLEEELRERLEKLPAGFTLRAALGEPWDPVDDSTARWPADRPTIDLGHLSITELTDEPAGLLMDPTATGDGIEITPDPILSFRREAYAISQERRMKGI; from the coding sequence ATGACCGCACCGAAAGAACCGATGCCCTCCCCCGCCGAGCTGCCCGCCCGCTCGGTCGACGCCATCGAGGAGCTGGCCGGCACCCACCCCGGCCAGCGCCGCGCGCATGCCCGCGGCATCTGCGCCCGCGGCGTGTTCACGCCTAGCGGCGAAGCCGCCCGGCTGACCGGCGCTGCGCATCTGCAGCGGGAGCCGAGCGAAGCTCTCGTGCGCTTTTCAGGCAGCGCCTCCGACCCGGCGACGAAGGACCTGCTGTCCCCCGCCAAAGGAATGGCCGTGCAGCTCCAACGCCCCGATGCCGCCGGCGTGAAGCCGGTCATCGTGGCGGTGACGGCCTCCGTATTCGTCGCCCGCACGCCGGAGTCGTTCCTGGAAATGATGCTCGCCGCCCGGGACATGGCCCGCGAAGGCGTCTCCGTCAAGGACAGGCTCAGCGGCCTGCTCGGCCGGTTCCCCCACGCCGCCGAGGCGCTGACGATCCTCTCCGAGCTGAAGCCGCCGGCGAGCTTCGCCTCCGTGCCGTACCATTCCATCCATGCGTTCTACTTCGTCGACGGCCAGGGGCGCAAGCAGCCGGTCAAGTACGAATGGATCCCGGATGCGGAGGAAGCCTATCTGCCGCTGCTGAAGACGGCGGTGGCGGGCAAGGATTACCTGGAGGAGGAGCTGCGGGAGCGGCTGGAGAAGCTGCCGGCCGGCTTCACGCTGCGCGCCGCCCTCGGCGAGCCGTGGGATCCGGTCGACGACTCGACCGCTCGCTGGCCGGCCGACCGGCCGACGATCGACCTCGGCCATCTGTCGATCACAGAGCTGACGGACGAGCCGGCCGGCCTGCTCATGGATCCGACCGCCACCGGCGATGGCATCGAGATCACCCCCGACCCGATCTTGAGCTTTCGCCGCGAGGCGTACGCCATCAGCCAGGAGCGGCGGATGAAGGGAATCTAG
- a CDS encoding M4 family metallopeptidase, with amino-acid sequence MKRTVSALLGSILLLSSVSLVNAAPTMSVIPEDSLTPQFIGGDANASAAGGTSEEKVWAFLRSQQTKLGLTTAELKTAFQIKDKTVDAASGVEHFRLQQVVNGIPVYGGDQTIHVDSKSGKVTSFLGAVLPSKKQEQFAAKALQPVLSPSDAIAVASAEAASRIGSLGASEKAPSAQLFVYAENGASNLVYETEVNVLEPEALRTRYLIDAVDGQIVLQYDLLQHATGTGTGVLGDTKTFQTTLSGSTYQLKDTTRGNGITTYTASNRTSLPGTILTDSDNVWSDRAAVDAHAYAGQVYDFFKTKFGRNSLDGNGMAIRSTVHYSTNYNNAFWNGSQIVFGDGDGRTFTSLSGDLDVIGHELSHGVIEYTSNLRYLNESGALNESYADVLGNTIQGKNWLIGDDIYTPGVAGDALRSMSNPTLYGQPDHYANRYTGTADNGGVHTNSGITNKAFYLIAQGGTHNGVTVAGIGRDAAVNIFYNTVAYYLTSTSTFASAKNATIQAAKDLYGTSSSYVTSVTNAFRAVGL; translated from the coding sequence ATGAAAAGAACCGTTTCAGCCCTGCTGGGGAGCATTTTGCTGCTTTCATCCGTTTCTTTGGTTAACGCCGCTCCGACGATGAGCGTCATTCCCGAGGATTCGCTCACGCCTCAATTCATCGGCGGCGATGCCAATGCCTCTGCCGCAGGCGGCACCTCCGAGGAGAAAGTATGGGCGTTCCTCCGCAGCCAGCAGACGAAGCTCGGTCTGACGACTGCCGAGCTCAAGACCGCCTTCCAAATCAAGGACAAGACGGTCGACGCCGCCTCCGGCGTCGAGCACTTCCGCCTCCAGCAAGTCGTGAACGGAATCCCGGTCTACGGCGGCGACCAGACGATCCACGTCGACAGCAAATCCGGCAAGGTCACCTCGTTCCTCGGCGCCGTCCTCCCGTCCAAGAAGCAGGAGCAGTTCGCCGCCAAGGCGCTCCAGCCAGTGCTCAGCCCAAGCGACGCAATCGCCGTCGCTTCCGCAGAAGCCGCCTCGCGGATCGGCAGTCTCGGAGCATCGGAAAAGGCGCCTTCCGCGCAGCTGTTCGTCTATGCCGAAAATGGCGCGAGCAATCTCGTCTATGAGACGGAAGTCAACGTGCTGGAGCCCGAAGCGCTCCGTACCCGCTATCTGATCGACGCCGTCGACGGCCAGATCGTGCTGCAGTACGATCTGCTGCAGCATGCGACCGGCACGGGCACCGGCGTGCTCGGCGATACGAAGACGTTCCAGACGACACTGTCGGGAAGCACCTATCAGCTGAAGGATACGACACGCGGCAACGGCATCACGACGTACACCGCCTCGAACCGCACCTCCCTGCCGGGCACGATTCTGACCGACAGCGACAACGTCTGGTCAGACCGCGCCGCGGTCGATGCGCATGCCTATGCCGGCCAGGTGTACGACTTCTTCAAAACCAAGTTCGGACGCAACAGCCTCGACGGCAACGGCATGGCGATCCGTTCCACGGTCCACTACAGCACGAACTACAACAATGCGTTCTGGAACGGCTCGCAGATCGTCTTCGGCGATGGAGACGGAAGGACGTTCACTTCGCTCTCCGGCGATCTCGACGTCATCGGCCACGAGCTGTCGCACGGCGTCATCGAATATACGTCGAACCTGCGCTACCTGAATGAATCCGGCGCGCTCAACGAATCCTATGCGGACGTGCTCGGCAATACGATCCAGGGGAAAAACTGGCTGATCGGCGACGATATCTACACGCCGGGAGTCGCCGGCGACGCGCTGCGCTCGATGTCCAACCCGACGCTCTACGGCCAGCCGGACCATTACGCCAACCGCTACACCGGCACGGCCGACAACGGCGGCGTCCATACGAACAGCGGCATCACGAACAAAGCGTTCTACCTGATCGCCCAAGGCGGCACCCACAACGGCGTGACCGTCGCCGGCATCGGCCGCGACGCGGCCGTGAACATCTTCTACAACACGGTCGCCTACTACCTGACGTCGACGTCGACGTTCGCTTCCGCCAAGAACGCCACCATCCAAGCGGCGAAGGACCTGTACGGCACGAGCTCTTCCTATGTGACGTCGGTGACGAACGCATTCCGCGCCGTCGGCCTTTAG
- a CDS encoding putative glycolipid-binding domain-containing protein: MRNNSNLDLVEERVWRRRDLPCLEHFRLSRTDSGFRLDGTVAGIIDGRALSATYSVRCDESWHTREVEVLLESGGEPRRLKLSVDKEQRWRSGGRELPELAGIVDVDFELTPATNTLPIRRLRLEPGQAATVRAAWIRLPLLEVQPLEQSYERIGVSSYRYRSSSFATDLETDPHGVVIRYGDLWAEAGEAGA; the protein is encoded by the coding sequence ATGAGGAACAACAGCAATCTGGATCTGGTGGAAGAGCGAGTCTGGAGGAGGCGGGACCTCCCTTGCCTGGAGCACTTCCGGCTGTCGCGGACCGACAGCGGATTCAGGCTGGACGGTACGGTCGCCGGCATCATCGACGGCAGAGCGCTGAGCGCGACGTACTCGGTCCGCTGCGATGAGAGCTGGCATACGCGCGAGGTCGAGGTGCTCCTGGAATCAGGAGGGGAGCCGCGCCGCCTGAAGCTGTCGGTAGACAAGGAGCAGCGCTGGCGGAGCGGCGGACGGGAGCTCCCGGAGCTCGCGGGCATCGTCGACGTCGACTTCGAGCTGACGCCGGCGACGAACACGCTGCCGATCCGCCGGCTGCGGCTGGAGCCGGGACAAGCTGCGACCGTGCGCGCCGCATGGATTCGCCTTCCTTTGCTGGAGGTGCAGCCTTTGGAGCAGAGCTACGAGCGGATCGGGGTCAGCAGCTACCGCTACCGCAGCTCCTCGTTCGCTACCGATCTGGAGACGGACCCGCACGGCGTCGTGATTCGGTACGGGGACCTGTGGGCCGAAGCGGGAGAAGCTGGAGCTTGA
- the acnA gene encoding aconitate hydratase AcnA, translating into MPLQNQYSVRSTLEVGGKSYTYYRLEGLEEKGHGSISKLPVSMKVLLEGAIRQFDGRGITADHVKQLMNWAEKREDKEIPFIPARIVLQDLTGVPVVVDLAAMRETVKKNGGDPKKINPLVPVDLVIDHSVMVDAFGSPDALEINQRIEFERNAERYKFFRWAQTAFDNFRAVPPDTGIVHQVNLEYLASVAATKVIDGETVVFPDSLVGTDSHTTMINGLGVVGWGVGGIEAEAGMLGQPLYFVAPEVIGFKLTGMLAEGATATDLALTVTEILRKRGVVGKFVEFFGPGLSNISLPDRATVANMAPEYGATVGFFPVDAITLNFLRQTGRTEEQIELVEAYYKAQGMFRTDDTPDPSFTDVIELDLSTIVPSLAGPKRPQDRIELTAMKEAWSNTVRTPVDKGGYGLSDVKIEEVVEVKHNNGKVSQMGTGAVVLAAITSCTNTSNPSVMLGAGLVAKKAVEKGLVKPEYVKSSLTPGSLVVTDYLTKSGLLPYLEKLGFYVAGYGCATCIGNSGPLPDEISQAIADNDMTVAAVLSGNRNFEGRIHAQIKANYLASPPLVVAYALAGTVNIDFANEPIGHDQQGEPVYLRDIWPSSEEIANAASAAITPQMFRDKYDNVYTHNERWNQIPVPEGELYAWDEDSTYIANPPFFENLADGIRDVADIKHAKTLLLMGDSVTTDHISPAGSIRADYPGGKYLLEHGVEKKDFNSYGSRRGHHEVMVRGTFANIRIRNQVAPGTEGSFTTYLPTDEVTSVYEGSMKYQADKTNLIVIGGKEYGTGSSRDWAAKGTFLLGVKAVITESFERIHRANLVGMGVLPLCFQEGQGWKTLGITGRETFDIEGLTNDVKPGDKVTVTATREDGSSFQFQVTVRLDSLVEVDYYRNGGILQTVLRQMLSEQK; encoded by the coding sequence ATGCCATTGCAGAACCAGTATTCTGTCCGTTCCACGCTGGAAGTCGGCGGCAAGTCGTACACGTACTACCGCCTGGAAGGCCTGGAAGAAAAGGGACACGGATCCATCTCCAAGCTGCCTGTCTCCATGAAAGTCCTGCTCGAGGGCGCCATCCGCCAGTTCGACGGCCGCGGCATTACCGCCGACCACGTCAAGCAGCTCATGAACTGGGCCGAGAAGCGCGAGGACAAGGAGATTCCATTCATTCCTGCGCGCATCGTGCTGCAGGATCTCACCGGCGTGCCGGTCGTCGTCGACCTGGCCGCCATGCGCGAGACCGTCAAGAAAAACGGCGGAGATCCGAAGAAGATCAACCCGCTCGTGCCGGTCGACCTCGTCATCGACCACTCCGTCATGGTCGACGCGTTCGGCTCGCCGGACGCGCTTGAGATCAACCAGCGCATCGAGTTCGAGCGCAACGCCGAGCGCTACAAGTTCTTCCGCTGGGCGCAGACCGCGTTCGACAACTTCCGCGCCGTGCCGCCGGATACGGGCATCGTCCACCAGGTCAACCTGGAGTACCTCGCTTCCGTAGCCGCGACCAAGGTCATCGACGGCGAGACGGTCGTCTTCCCGGATTCCCTCGTCGGCACCGACTCCCACACGACGATGATCAACGGCCTGGGCGTCGTCGGCTGGGGCGTCGGCGGCATCGAGGCGGAAGCCGGCATGCTCGGCCAGCCGCTGTACTTCGTCGCTCCTGAAGTCATCGGCTTCAAGCTGACGGGCATGCTCGCCGAAGGCGCGACCGCGACCGACCTGGCGCTGACCGTCACCGAAATTCTCCGCAAGCGCGGCGTCGTCGGCAAGTTCGTCGAGTTCTTCGGCCCTGGCCTGTCCAACATCAGCCTGCCGGACCGCGCGACGGTCGCCAACATGGCTCCGGAATACGGCGCTACGGTCGGCTTCTTCCCGGTCGACGCGATCACGCTGAACTTCCTCCGCCAGACGGGCCGCACCGAGGAGCAGATCGAGCTCGTCGAAGCGTACTACAAGGCGCAAGGCATGTTCCGCACCGACGATACGCCGGATCCGTCGTTCACGGACGTCATCGAGCTCGACCTGTCCACGATCGTGCCTTCCCTGGCCGGTCCGAAGCGTCCGCAGGACCGCATCGAGCTGACCGCCATGAAGGAAGCATGGAGCAACACGGTCCGCACTCCGGTCGACAAGGGCGGCTACGGCCTCTCCGACGTCAAGATCGAAGAAGTCGTCGAAGTGAAGCACAACAACGGCAAAGTCAGTCAGATGGGCACGGGCGCGGTCGTTCTCGCCGCCATCACGAGCTGCACGAACACGTCCAACCCGAGCGTCATGCTGGGCGCTGGCCTCGTCGCTAAAAAAGCGGTGGAAAAAGGACTCGTGAAGCCGGAATACGTCAAGAGCTCCCTGACGCCGGGATCGCTCGTCGTCACCGACTACCTGACGAAGTCCGGCCTGCTGCCTTACCTGGAGAAGCTCGGCTTCTACGTGGCCGGCTACGGCTGCGCGACGTGCATCGGCAACTCCGGCCCGCTGCCTGACGAGATCAGCCAGGCGATCGCCGACAACGACATGACCGTCGCGGCCGTCCTGTCCGGCAACCGGAACTTCGAAGGCCGCATCCATGCCCAGATCAAGGCGAACTACCTGGCGTCCCCGCCGCTCGTCGTCGCCTATGCCCTGGCCGGCACGGTCAACATCGACTTCGCGAACGAGCCGATCGGCCACGATCAGCAAGGCGAGCCGGTCTACCTGCGCGACATCTGGCCTTCCTCCGAGGAAATCGCCAATGCCGCCAGCGCCGCGATCACGCCGCAGATGTTCCGCGACAAGTACGACAACGTCTACACGCACAACGAGCGCTGGAACCAGATTCCGGTGCCGGAAGGCGAGCTGTACGCATGGGATGAGGACTCCACCTACATCGCCAACCCGCCGTTCTTCGAGAACCTGGCCGACGGCATCCGCGACGTCGCGGACATCAAGCATGCCAAGACGCTGCTGCTGATGGGCGACTCCGTGACGACGGACCACATCTCCCCGGCCGGCAGCATCCGCGCCGACTATCCGGGCGGCAAGTACCTGCTCGAGCACGGCGTGGAGAAGAAGGACTTCAACTCCTACGGCTCCCGTCGCGGCCATCACGAGGTCATGGTGCGCGGCACGTTCGCGAACATCCGCATCCGCAACCAGGTCGCTCCGGGCACCGAGGGCAGCTTCACGACCTACCTGCCTACCGATGAAGTGACGTCCGTCTACGAAGGCTCGATGAAGTACCAAGCCGACAAGACGAATCTGATCGTCATCGGCGGCAAGGAATACGGCACCGGCAGCTCCCGCGACTGGGCCGCCAAGGGCACGTTCCTGCTCGGCGTGAAAGCCGTCATCACCGAGAGCTTCGAGCGGATCCACCGCGCGAACCTCGTCGGCATGGGCGTCCTGCCGCTCTGCTTCCAGGAAGGCCAAGGCTGGAAGACGCTCGGCATCACCGGCCGCGAGACGTTCGACATCGAGGGTCTGACGAACGACGTGAAGCCAGGCGACAAAGTGACCGTCACCGCGACGCGCGAGGACGGAAGCAGCTTCCAGTTCCAGGTTACGGTACGTCTGGACTCCCTCGTGGAGGTCGACTACTACCGCAACGGCGGCATCCTGCAGACCGTTCTGCGCCAGATGCTCAGCGAGCAGAAGTAA
- a CDS encoding AI-2E family transporter, producing MDQIQQERQEEARFNRFRTFFINNKFVLFLLVLLLVSVNVYILAHITFVFAPLIVLMKTVLLPLLLAGVAYYLLNPLVDWMEKRGMKRGWIIAALYVVILGLLTLLITIVVPVVREQVQGLIENVPAYTKYVQDTFAKYLGNDTLTELQNEFNFDPQQIARELSQRAGAIVQTTLTNIGGFLGTVTEFVLALVTLPFILFYMLKDGRKLPEFILKLLPTGLRPETKRVLSESNDQISSYIRGQIIVSICIGCLLYIGYLIIGLEYSLILAIVAACTAVVPYIGPAIAITPALVVAAFTSPIMLLKMIAVWTIVQLIEGKFISPQVMGKTLKIHPITIIFVILTSGKLFGILGIILAVPGYAVLKVFVTHLFKWFMVNSKLYGPEPEYKILGVKRDSDLLP from the coding sequence TTGGACCAAATCCAGCAGGAGCGCCAGGAAGAAGCGCGCTTCAATCGATTCCGCACCTTTTTCATCAACAACAAGTTCGTCCTCTTTCTGCTCGTCCTGCTTCTGGTCAGCGTCAACGTCTATATCCTGGCGCATATCACGTTCGTCTTCGCGCCGCTGATCGTCCTCATGAAGACGGTCCTGCTGCCGCTGCTGCTGGCCGGCGTCGCCTATTATCTGCTCAATCCGCTCGTCGACTGGATGGAGAAGAGAGGCATGAAGCGGGGATGGATCATCGCGGCGCTCTATGTCGTCATCCTCGGCCTGCTGACGCTGCTGATAACGATCGTCGTGCCGGTCGTGCGGGAACAGGTCCAAGGGCTGATCGAAAACGTGCCCGCCTATACGAAATACGTGCAGGATACGTTCGCGAAATACCTCGGCAACGATACGTTGACGGAGCTCCAGAATGAGTTCAACTTCGACCCGCAGCAGATCGCGCGGGAGCTGTCCCAACGCGCCGGCGCGATCGTGCAGACGACGCTGACCAACATCGGCGGCTTCCTCGGCACCGTGACGGAGTTCGTGCTCGCGCTCGTGACGCTGCCGTTCATCCTGTTCTACATGCTCAAGGACGGCCGCAAGCTGCCGGAGTTCATTCTCAAGCTGCTGCCGACGGGACTGCGCCCCGAGACGAAGCGCGTGCTGAGCGAGTCCAACGATCAGATCAGCTCGTACATCCGCGGCCAGATCATCGTCAGCATCTGCATCGGCTGCCTGCTGTACATCGGCTATCTCATCATCGGACTCGAATACTCGCTCATCCTGGCGATCGTCGCCGCGTGCACGGCCGTCGTGCCGTACATCGGCCCGGCGATCGCCATTACGCCCGCGCTGGTCGTGGCGGCGTTCACCTCGCCGATCATGCTGCTCAAGATGATCGCCGTCTGGACGATCGTGCAGCTGATCGAGGGCAAGTTCATCTCGCCGCAAGTGATGGGCAAGACGCTGAAGATCCATCCGATCACGATCATCTTCGTCATCCTGACCTCGGGCAAGCTGTTCGGCATCCTCGGCATCATCCTCGCCGTACCCGGCTACGCCGTGCTCAAGGTATTCGTCACGCATCTGTTCAAATGGTTCATGGTCAACTCCAAGCTGTACGGCCCCGAGCCGGAATACAAGATTCTCGGCGTCAAGCGGGACTCGGACCTGCTCCCATGA